From the genome of Malus sylvestris chromosome 6, drMalSylv7.2, whole genome shotgun sequence, one region includes:
- the LOC126626600 gene encoding presenilin-like protein At1g08700 — protein MESSILESIGVEIIGVMSPVSICMLLVVLLVYALSPSNPFSASAPPIRTAANLVYLETPTDSAAQKLEGALLNALVFVVLIAVVTFLLVLLYYYNFTNFLKNYMRFSAFFVLGTMGGSIFLSIVQHFSIPIDSITCFLLLFNFTVVGVLSVFSGGVPIFLRQAYMVSLGIIVAAWFTKLPEWTTWVLLVALAVYDLVAVLAPGGPLKLLVELASSRDEELPALIYEARPTVPNSGRRGTGLELLVAGVSDSGSVELQAVPRGNGNQNENENGGNSEYTAVDVEVANEEGEGNRDEGERLLLEDNSWGRPSPSSGSSRYSSMIVQSDRATQYGSGASEIISEEMSPLVETTVLENEREQSRREGSEMFSKGIKLGLGDFVFYSVLVGRAAMYDLMTVYACYLAIISGLGCTLILLSVYHRALPALPISIILGVVFYFLTRLLMEPFVVGTATNLLMF, from the coding sequence ATGGAGTCGAGCATCCTAGAGTCGATCGGCGTCGAGATCATCGGCGTCATGTCCCCAGTCTCGATCTGCATGCTTCTTGTTGTTCTCTTAGTCTacgctctctctccctccaatCCCTTCTCCGCCTCCGCTCCTCCGATCCGCACCGCCGCCAACCTCGTCTACCTCGAGACCCCCACCGATTCCGCCGCCCAAAAGCTCGAAGGCGCCCTCCTCAACGCCCTGGTCTTCGTCGTCCTCATCGCCGTCGTCACCTTCCTCCTCGTCCTCCTCTACTACTACAACTTCACCAACTTCTTGAAGAACTACATGCGCTTCTCCGCCTTTTTCGTGCTGGGCACCATGGGAGGTTCGATTTTCTTGTCCATTGTCCAGCATTTCTCCATACCCATCGACTCCATTACTTGCTTTTTGCTGCTTTTCAATTTCACTGTTGTGGGCGTCTTGTCCGTCTTCTCCGGCGGTGTTCCCATTTTTCTACGCCAAGCTTATATGGTTTCTTTGGGGATTATTGTGGCGGCTTGGTTTACCAAGTTGCCCGAATGGACGACTTGGGTTTTGCTTGTGGCGCTGGCCGTCTATGATTTGGTGGCCGTGCTGGCACCGGGCGGCCCACTTAAGCTCTTGGTGGAGTTGGCCTCTAGCCGGGATGAAGAGCTCCCAGCTTTGATTTACGAGGCCCGCCCAACTGTGCCAAATTCTGGGCGTCGTGGGACCggtttggagcttttggttGCTGGGGTTTCGGATTCTGGGTCTGTGGAGCTTCAGGCAGTCCCCAGGGGCAATGGGAATCAAAATGAGAATGAAAATGGTGGTAATTCTGAGTATACCGCTGTTGATGTTGAGGTCGCGAACGAGGAAGGTGAGGGTAATAGAGATGAAGGGGAGAGATTACTATTGGAGGATAATTCATGGGGTAGGCCGTCGCCAAGTAGTGGTTCTTCAAGATATTCGAGTATGATTGTTCAGTCTGATAGAGCTACACAATATGGCAGTGGGGCTTCTGAAATTATTAGTGAGGAAATGTCTCCTCTTGTTGAAACGACAGTATTGGAGAATGAGAGAGAGCAATCGAGGAGGGAAGGTAGCGAAATGTTCAGTAAAGGTATTAAACTTGGTCTAGGGGATTTCGTTTTCTACAGTGTTCTTGTGGGCAGAGCTGCAATGTATGACCTTATGACTGTGTATGCCTGTTATCTTGCCATTATTTCGGGACTTGGGTGCACTCTTATTTTGTTGTCAGTGTACCATCGAGCTTTGCCGGCTCTGCCCATATCTATCATTTTGGGTGTTGTTTTTTACTTCTTGACTCGGTTATTAATGGAGCCTTTTGTTGTTGGGACAGCtacaaatttgttgatgttttgA